From Streptomyces sp. NBC_00683, one genomic window encodes:
- a CDS encoding LacI family DNA-binding transcriptional regulator has protein sequence MTITDVARHAGVSVAAVSKVLRNAYGVSPGMQEKVRATIAELDYRPQAAARGMRGRTYTIGVLLDNVRNAFFADILDGVQEELRHSEYTVLIGAAGFDPEDQAKTIRSMVDRQMDGLILIAPGTSRTEVLATAAATPTVVIGHHDGADAHDSVVDADDTGAGLVVDHLASLGHQDIALVSAPGTKANQWKRTPEVVLAGGYRESMERNGLAEHVRIHHAAYSDDGGFDAGMALLTAERRPTAIMTGADVAALGIYRAAHELGLRIPDDISLAGYNNTALAALAPVQLTSVDQAGHTMGSSAARMLIERVEGRRDRAMQTSMTPRLVVRGSTTAPRGR, from the coding sequence GTGACCATCACCGACGTCGCCCGGCACGCCGGCGTGTCCGTCGCCGCGGTTTCCAAGGTGCTGCGCAATGCCTACGGCGTTAGCCCGGGCATGCAGGAGAAGGTACGGGCGACCATCGCCGAACTGGACTACCGCCCACAGGCGGCCGCACGCGGGATGCGAGGGCGGACCTACACGATCGGAGTGCTCCTGGACAACGTCCGCAACGCCTTCTTCGCGGACATCCTCGACGGCGTCCAGGAAGAGCTCCGCCACAGTGAGTACACGGTGCTGATCGGCGCGGCCGGCTTCGACCCCGAGGACCAGGCGAAGACCATCCGCTCCATGGTCGACCGCCAGATGGACGGCCTGATCCTCATCGCCCCGGGAACCTCGCGCACCGAGGTTCTGGCTACCGCAGCGGCCACCCCGACCGTTGTCATCGGGCACCACGACGGCGCCGACGCCCACGACTCGGTGGTCGACGCCGACGACACCGGTGCGGGGCTGGTGGTGGACCACCTGGCGTCGCTCGGACACCAGGACATCGCCCTCGTGTCCGCTCCCGGCACCAAGGCCAACCAGTGGAAGCGCACACCCGAGGTCGTTCTGGCCGGCGGTTATCGCGAGTCCATGGAACGGAACGGCCTCGCCGAGCACGTACGCATCCATCACGCGGCATACTCCGACGACGGAGGTTTCGACGCCGGAATGGCCCTGCTGACAGCCGAGCGGCGGCCGACCGCCATCATGACCGGCGCCGACGTCGCAGCTCTGGGCATCTACCGGGCAGCCCACGAACTCGGACTGCGCATCCCGGACGACATCTCGCTGGCCGGTTACAACAACACCGCTCTCGCTGCTCTGGCCCCCGTCCAGCTCACCAGCGTCGACCAGGCCGGACACACCATGGGCTCCTCCGCCGCCCGCATGCTGATCGAGCGCGTGGAGGGCCGACGGGACAGGGCCATGCAGACCTCCATGACACCGCGCCTGGTCGTGCGCGGAAGCACTACCGCCCCGCGAGGCCGCTAG
- a CDS encoding LacI family DNA-binding transcriptional regulator — protein sequence MDHETAARRKVGIKDVAREASVSLGTVSNVLNRPELVAEPTRTRVLAVIDALGYVRTEGARQLHGWAARVLAVLVPDLADPFFTALAIGVEQAAREADLGVMVCTGTRDPEEEARHLSLITSHRIRGAVLASGEAVGRTVAAFRRNAVPFVIADQYGPQPGACSVGIDDVAGGHAAVRHLIGRGHRSIAYVSGPDRVQQGRDRRRGAVDAVSAAGLQHTSLRELACADLSVSAGKDAGHRILGLPQRPSAVFCSNDLLALGILQALYEAGLRVPDDIAVVGYDDIEFAASAVVPLTSVRRPAVALGRQAGRLLIQDTTRGAVHEHAHVVLQPELVVRRSTMAAPVR from the coding sequence ATGGACCATGAGACAGCCGCACGCCGCAAGGTGGGCATCAAGGACGTCGCGCGAGAGGCTTCCGTTTCTCTCGGCACCGTTTCCAACGTGCTCAACCGTCCGGAGCTCGTGGCCGAGCCCACACGGACGCGTGTGCTCGCCGTGATCGACGCCTTGGGCTACGTACGGACCGAAGGAGCCCGGCAACTTCATGGCTGGGCCGCCCGTGTCCTCGCGGTTCTCGTGCCGGATCTGGCCGACCCGTTCTTCACCGCCCTGGCCATCGGCGTGGAACAGGCCGCTCGCGAGGCCGACCTGGGTGTGATGGTCTGCACCGGCACCCGTGACCCCGAAGAGGAGGCGCGACACCTCTCCCTGATCACTTCTCACCGGATTCGCGGTGCCGTGCTGGCTTCCGGAGAGGCCGTCGGACGCACGGTGGCCGCCTTCCGGCGGAATGCCGTTCCCTTCGTCATCGCCGACCAGTACGGACCCCAGCCCGGCGCCTGCTCCGTCGGCATCGACGATGTGGCGGGTGGGCACGCCGCGGTACGCCACTTGATCGGCCGAGGACACCGCTCCATCGCCTACGTCAGCGGTCCCGACCGTGTCCAGCAGGGTCGGGACCGCCGTAGAGGAGCCGTGGACGCCGTCTCCGCGGCCGGGCTCCAGCACACCTCCCTGAGAGAGCTCGCCTGTGCCGACCTCTCCGTGAGCGCGGGCAAGGACGCCGGCCACCGCATCCTCGGTCTCCCCCAGCGCCCGTCCGCCGTCTTCTGCTCCAACGACCTGCTGGCCCTGGGCATCCTTCAGGCGCTGTACGAAGCCGGGCTGAGGGTGCCGGACGACATCGCGGTGGTCGGATACGACGACATCGAATTCGCCGCGTCCGCCGTCGTTCCGCTCACCTCGGTGCGGCGGCCGGCCGTGGCTCTGGGCCGACAGGCCGGCCGCCTGCTCATCCAGGACACGACCCGCGGCGCTGTCCACGAGCACGCCCACGTCGTGCTGCAGCCGGAACTGGTCGTACGCCGTTCGACCATGGCCGCGCCGGTGCGGTGA
- a CDS encoding MFS transporter, whose amino-acid sequence MPLSADPPALDHGDHPATAGRLPAALLMAGSCLPILGAVLLAPVMPRMQDHFEAVPGSAALVPLMLTVPALSLALLAPFAGVIVDRLGRKRLLVAATILYALFGTVPLWLDSLYGIVASRVLLGVAEAAIMTCCTTLIGDYYTGRLRDRYLALQTMCASASATVFFVVGGALGTIGWRAPFWLYVVGLLLAPAMAVALPAPAPGTGRGPGEGRVHAERRPFPVRRMAGLCLLTVFGAVVFYAVPVEMSYLLDDLGEESTGVIGAVTAIASAATVLGSVVFTRLSDRPRRRLPALFLLCAVGFLVMGTADSLPLLIAGAVVNCVGTGLLLPSLLTLAMSRLDFADRGRGTGLWTAAFFLGEFLCPLVLLAGKGALGDLASAVGLLGLVTVLVSTALVPLTRRAPQLRHHASDQP is encoded by the coding sequence ATGCCGCTTTCCGCTGATCCGCCTGCCCTTGACCACGGTGATCACCCGGCCACGGCGGGAAGGCTGCCCGCCGCCCTGCTGATGGCCGGCAGCTGCCTGCCCATCCTCGGTGCGGTGCTGCTTGCTCCGGTCATGCCGCGCATGCAGGACCACTTCGAGGCTGTGCCGGGTAGCGCGGCGCTGGTTCCCCTGATGCTGACGGTCCCTGCGCTCTCCCTGGCTCTCCTCGCCCCGTTCGCGGGTGTCATCGTCGATCGACTCGGCCGCAAGCGCCTGTTGGTCGCGGCGACGATCCTGTACGCGTTGTTCGGCACGGTGCCGCTGTGGCTGGATTCGCTGTACGGCATCGTGGCCAGTCGCGTGCTGCTGGGGGTCGCCGAAGCCGCCATCATGACCTGTTGCACCACCCTGATCGGTGACTACTACACCGGCAGGCTCCGGGACCGCTATCTCGCGCTCCAGACGATGTGCGCGTCGGCGTCCGCCACCGTCTTCTTCGTGGTCGGAGGCGCTCTCGGGACAATCGGCTGGCGTGCGCCCTTCTGGCTGTACGTGGTGGGTCTGCTGCTGGCCCCGGCCATGGCCGTGGCGCTGCCGGCTCCCGCACCCGGCACCGGGCGCGGGCCGGGCGAGGGGCGCGTGCACGCGGAGCGCCGGCCCTTTCCCGTGCGCCGCATGGCAGGCCTGTGCCTGCTGACCGTGTTCGGCGCGGTCGTCTTCTACGCCGTGCCTGTGGAGATGTCCTACCTCCTCGACGACCTGGGCGAGGAATCCACCGGTGTCATCGGAGCGGTCACGGCGATCGCCAGCGCCGCCACTGTCCTCGGCTCCGTCGTCTTCACCCGGCTGTCCGACCGGCCGCGACGCCGACTGCCTGCGCTCTTCCTGTTGTGTGCCGTCGGCTTCCTCGTCATGGGCACCGCCGACAGCCTTCCCCTGCTCATTGCGGGCGCCGTGGTGAACTGCGTGGGGACGGGACTGCTCCTGCCGTCGCTGCTGACACTCGCGATGTCCCGGCTCGACTTCGCCGACCGAGGGCGCGGTACCGGCCTGTGGACGGCGGCGTTCTTCCTCGGCGAGTTCCTCTGCCCACTGGTCCTCCTGGCCGGCAAGGGAGCTCTGGGCGACCTGGCCTCGGCCGTCGGGCTTCTCGGGCTCGTCACCGTGCTGGTCTCGACCGCGCTGGTGCCCCTCACCCGCCGTGCGCCCCAACTGCGTCACCATGCTTCCGATCAGCCCTGA
- a CDS encoding LysR family transcriptional regulator, which produces MNLARLDLNLVVALRALLEERNVTRAGQRIGLSQPAMSAALARLRRHFDDDLLARVGGHYELTALGQVLLDRTATAYEVMERLFASQADFDPGSETREFNLVASDYAVAVFGTELARVVHEEAPGIRLRFTQPPTTVVDDTATLLSTTDGLLMPHGVISDFPATELYEDSWVFLVADDHPSVDDRLTRNDLGRLPWVTYQRTYDAPAVRQLGMLGIEPRVEVSVDSFLLLPLLVAGTRRIALMQARLARLLAPLAAVRVVEPPYEAVPLREAMWWHPVHTHDAAHIWLRETTARVGRRMADLPEGPAAY; this is translated from the coding sequence GTGAATCTGGCTCGCCTGGATCTCAACCTCGTTGTCGCACTCCGAGCTCTGCTGGAGGAACGCAACGTCACGCGTGCCGGTCAGCGCATCGGCCTCAGCCAGCCCGCCATGAGCGCTGCCCTGGCCCGGTTGCGCCGCCACTTCGACGACGATCTGCTCGCCCGCGTAGGCGGCCACTACGAGCTCACCGCCCTCGGCCAGGTCCTCCTGGACCGCACCGCCACCGCTTACGAAGTGATGGAACGCCTCTTTGCCAGCCAGGCCGACTTCGATCCCGGGAGTGAGACGCGCGAGTTCAATCTGGTGGCTTCCGACTACGCGGTCGCCGTGTTCGGCACCGAACTCGCCCGAGTCGTGCACGAGGAGGCGCCCGGGATCCGGTTGCGCTTCACCCAGCCGCCGACGACCGTGGTCGACGACACCGCCACCCTGCTGAGTACCACCGACGGTCTGCTCATGCCGCACGGCGTCATCAGCGATTTCCCCGCCACCGAACTGTACGAGGACAGCTGGGTCTTCCTCGTCGCGGACGACCATCCGAGCGTCGATGACCGGCTCACCAGAAACGATCTGGGGCGGCTGCCATGGGTCACCTACCAGCGGACCTACGACGCCCCCGCGGTGCGACAGCTCGGCATGCTCGGAATCGAGCCGCGGGTGGAAGTGTCCGTCGACAGTTTTCTCCTGCTGCCGCTGTTGGTGGCGGGCACTCGGCGCATCGCCCTGATGCAGGCGCGCCTCGCCAGGCTCCTCGCACCGCTCGCCGCCGTGCGTGTGGTGGAGCCACCCTACGAAGCGGTCCCACTACGGGAGGCGATGTGGTGGCACCCGGTGCACACGCACGACGCGGCCCACATCTGGCTGCGTGAAACGACTGCCCGCGTAGGCAGGCGCATGGCAGACCTGCCCGAGGGACCGGCCGCGTACTGA